The region GATATCTAGGGTGTTGAGGGGCTTTATCTTGACATAGGCGTCCTTGTGCCGGACTTCCACCGGGCGTTGTACCTTCAGATAGACGCCGTTTTCGGGGAACTCGTAGACGCCCCCCTTCCACATGCCCTGGTAGAACTCCCAGGCCGAGCCGTCCATGATGGGCACCTCGGGACCGTCGATGTACACCAGGCAGTTGGTGATGCCGGAAAAGTAAAAGGCCGCCATCAGGTGCTCGATGGTTGAAACCGAGGCCCCTTCCCGGGCGATCAGGGTCGAGAGGCGCGTGTCGGCCACCATGTCGTAGCGGGCCGGAATCATCTGGCCGTTGAAGACAAAGGCAATGCCGAACTCGCGGCGGGGAAGGAATTCCAGGTTGACCGGCTTGCCGGTATGCAGCCCGATGCCGGAGATTTTGAAAATACGGTTGATGGTGGTCTGACGTTTGATCATTTAATGTAGCTTTCCCAAATGTGATTACCCGGCTGCCGCGGCTTTGCGCCCCCCCCGTCGGCGGGGCACGGCGGATCAGCCGTTGATTTTCTTTTTCAGCGCCTCGTGCTCCTCGGCCAGGGTGGCGTACTTCTTCTCCAGCTCGCGGATCTGATCGAACAGGCAGGAGATGGCCTTGGCCTCCGGGTCGGGCAGTTGTCCGTGCTGCAGGTCGGGACGCGGGTCTTCCTTCTTTTCCTGGGCCATGACCACCCGGCCCGGGATGCCGACCACAGTGGCGTTTTCCGGCACTTCCTTGACCACCACCGAGTTGGAGCCGATCTTGGCCCCCTTGCCCACGGTGAACGGCCCCAGCACCTTGGCCCCCGAACCGATCACCACGTTGTCCCCCAGGGTCGGATGACGCTTCACCTTGTCCCAAGTGACGCCGCCCAGGGTCACGCCGTGGTAGAGGGTCACGTTGTCGCCGATCTCGGCCGTTTCCCCGATCACCACCCCCATGCCGTGGTCGATGAAGAACTTGCGGCCGATCTTGGCCCCCGGATGGATCTCGATGCCGGTCAGGAACCGGCCGATGTGGGAGATGAAGCGCCCCAGGAAGAACAGCTCGTTGACCCAGAACCAGTGGGCAATGCGATATATCCAGAGGGCATGCAGGCCGGGATAGCAGAAGACGATCTCCAGGGCATTGCGGGCGGCCGGATCGCGCTCAAAGACGGAATTGATGTCCTCGCGCAGGTTCTTGAACATGGTGAAACTCCCGTGCAAACGGTTGAAAATGGTGGTACAGGATTAACATAGCCCCACCAAATCTGTCAATTTTTATCGCCGGTTTCAGCGTAAACTTAGCTCTCGACAAAGGTCGCGCTTTTCACTAAGATGCGCCCATTGCGTCTTGTATACAAAACAATTCCGACCCGGCACCTACTCACATAACCAAAGCCGAATTTCCGGCACCGAAAGGAGAAGCAGCCCATGTCAACCAAACCGTTCGTCTATCAGGAGCCCTTCCCGCTTGCCACGGATCAGACCCCCTACCGCAAGATCGAGGGGAGCGAAAAGTACGTCGAATTGGCCGAGTTTGCCGGCAAGCAGGTCATCCGGGTCTGTCCCGAGGCGCTCACCATCCTGGCCAACGAGTCCATGCGGGACGTTTCGTTCCTGCTGCGCCCCGCGCACAACGAGCAGGTGGCCAAGATCCTCTCCGATCCCGAGGCCTCCCAGAACGACAAAGGGGTCGCCATGGCGTTCCTGCGCAACGCCGAGATCTCCGCCCAGTTCGAGCTCCCGGTCTGTCAGGACACCGGTACCGCCACGGTCGTCGCCAAGAAGGGACAGCAGGTCTGGACCGGCGTCAAGGACGAGGAATGGATCGCCAAGGGGGTCTACAAGACCTACACCGAAGAAAACCTGCGCTATTCCCAGACCGTGCCCCTGGACATGTACAAGGAGACCAACACCGGCACCAATCTGCCGGCCCAGATCGACATTGCGGCCACGGACGGCGATTATTACAAGTTCCTCTTCATGGCCAAGGGTGGCGGCTCGGCCAACAAGACCATGCTGTTCCAGGAGACCAAGGCCCTCCTGACCCCGGGCAAACTGGAAAAGTTCCTGGTGGAGAAGATGAAATACCTGGGCACCGCCGCCTGCCCCCCCTACCACATCGCCTTCGTCATCGGCGGCACCAGCGCCGACGCCTGCATGAAGACCGTCAAACTGGCCACGGCCAAGGAACTGGACGGCCTCCCCACCCAGGGGAACGAGCACGGCCAGGCCTTCCGCGATCTGGAACTGGAGGCGAAACTCCTTGAGGCGGCTCAGAAGCTGGGCATCGGCGCCCAGTTCGGCGGCAAATACTTCGCCCACGACGTGCGGGTCATCCGCCTCCCGCGCCACGGCGCCTCCTGTCCGGTGGGCATGGCGGTTTCCTGCTCGGCCGACCGCAACATCAAGGCCAAGATCACCAAGGACGGCCTGTTCGTGGAGGAGATGGACCGCAACCCCGGCCGCCTGATCCCCGAACAGTACCGGGGCAAGCACAGCCACGGCGTGAAGATCGACCTGAACAAGCCCATGCCGGAGATTCTGGCCGAGTTGACCAAACACCCGGTCTCCACCCCGCTGCTTTTGACCGGCACCATCGTGGTGGGCCGCGACATCGCCCACGCCAAGTTCAAGGAGATCATGGACAGCGGAAAGCCGCTGCCCGAGTATCTGCTGAAGCACCCCATCTACTACGCCGGCCCGGCCAAGACCCCGGCGGGCAAGCCCTCCGGCTCCTTCGGACCCACCACCGCCGGCCGCATGGACTCCTACGTGGACGAACTGCAGAGCAAGGGAGGCTCCCTGATCATGATCGCCAAGGGGAACCGCAGCCAGCAGGTTACCGACGCCTGCAAGAAATACGGCGGCTTCTATCTCGGCTCCATCGGCGGCCCGGCCGCGATCCTGGCCGAGGAGAACATCAAGAAGGTGGAGTGCATCGACTTCCCGGAACTGGGGATGGAAGCGGTGTGGAAGATCGAGGTAGAGGACTTCCCGGCGTTCATCCTGGTGGACGACAAAGGGAACGACTTCTTCAAACAACTCGGCCTGTAAGTTTCATCCGATACGATGACAAACCGAATGGCCACGGGACACCGTGGCCATTCGGCGTTTTGGTGTTCAGGTTTTTACGGCTCAAGCGCAATGGCTAGACTGAAATCGCGATAGTCCGGGCTTGGTCTTGTGTTTCGTCAATGTGTGGACCTGATACCGTTGTTACACACAATTTCTTCAAATTTGTCCCGCGTCAAGGGCCGCCCCCCTGCCTTCTCCCCGGAGATTGTAGCTTCAACCACGGCGCGCCGCTTCTATGGCAGCAATGTCGATCCTTTTCATCTGCATCATCGCATCGAATGCGCGCTTGGCGGCAGCGGGATCGGGATCGGTTATCGCTCTCGTCAGGGCCATCGGCGTAATCTGCCAGGAGAGGCCCCATTTATCCCTGCACCAGCCGCAGGCACTCTCCTCACCGCCGTTGCCGACGATGGCGTTCCAGTAACGATCCGTTTCGGCCTGGTCAACGGTTGCGACCTGAAACGAGAATGCCCAGTTGTGCTTGACCTCGGGTCCGCCATTGAGCCCGAGGCAGGGAATTCCCATCACGGTAAACTCGACCGTCAACACATCCCCCTTCTTTCCGGACGGATAGTCCCCCGGTGCGAGGTGCACCGCGCCAACGGATGAATCGGGAAAGGTCCTGGCGTAAAATCGCGCCGCATCCTCGGCGTCGCGGTCGTACCAAAGGCAAATCGTGTTCTTTGCTTGCTGCGCCATGTCACACTTCTCCTTCGCGATGTCTTGATTGAGGTGACCTGAATTTCTCCGTTGGTACCAGCTTCACCGGCGCTTATACGTCCCCATCAGCTCCCCCTTGGCCAGGACATGCCCCTGCATGGCCCGTTCAAGCTCACCCTTGGTGGTGGAGTTGCCGAGATGCAGCACGGTATCCAGCGCATAAACCCGGAAGAAGTAGCGATGGGTCCCGGTCGGCGGACAGGGACCGCCGTAGCCGGTGCGGTGCCAGTCGTTCTTCCCCTCGCTGGCCTGGGACGGCAGAGCGTGCGCGGGGATCTCCCGCGTCTGGGGCGGGATGTTCCACACCACCCAGTGCACCCAGGTCCCCATGGGGGCATCCGGGTCGTCCATGACCAGCGCCAGGCTCCGGGTGGCCGGCGGCACCTTGCCAATGACGAGAGCGGGGCTGGTATCCTCCCCGTCGCAGGTGTGGCGGGCCGGTATGGCCTCCCCCTGGTTGAAACCCGGGCTCGAAACGGTCAACGTTTCCATCCTGTGTCCCCCCTTTCCCTGGGCGTCGGCGCACAGCACGATCCCCAGCGCCGCCGGCAGCAGTGCCGCCATCAGGCGCGCCGTCCCGTAGCCACGCCCTTCCCTCACAGTTTGTAGCCGATCGTGCGCAACAGGCTGTGGCGCTGCTGGCGCTCGTCGTCCGACTCCACCCCCTTGGGGGCAAACCCGTCGATCACACCCAGGATGCCCCACCCCTGCATGGTGGAGGCGACGATCACCTGGAGCGGGTTGGCCGTGGCGCAGTAGACGCAGCAGACCTCCGGGCAGTTTTTCACCTGGTTGAGGATGTTGATGGGATAGGCGTCCCGCAGCAGGATGCAGAAGACATGGCCGGCGCCGATGGCCTTCAGGACGGTCGTACACGCCTTGATCAGCCCGCTGTCGTTCCCCTCGGTACGGATCAGGCAGGGGCCGGACGCCTCGCTGAAGGCAACGCCGAAGCGGGCCTGGGGTACCGTGCCGGCAATGATCTCGTACAAATCCTCGGCGGTCTTGATGAAGTGGGTCTGGCCGAGGATGATGTTGCACCCTTCGGGATAGTCGATCTTGACGTTGTGGATCTCCAATTGCATGCCCCCTCCTCCGCACCCGGCTGTTTCGGGCGCTTCGCTTGGCCGCGGCGCCGCAATCGGGACAGCCGTGGTGAATGTTCTCTGCTTCCCCTACCGGTCCAGGATCTCGCGCACCTTCCGCAGCAGTTCCAGCGGTTGGACCGGCTTCATGATGAGTTCGATCCCCTCGTCGATCACCCCGCGATTCCGGATGAAATCCGCCGTGTAACCGCTGGCGTAGCAAACCTTCATGTCCGGTTGCAGGCGCCTGATCTCCGCAACGGCCTCCTGGCCGCTTTTTCTGGGCATGATGACATCCATCAGAACCAGATGAATCTTGCCACGGTTTGTCGTGAACTTCTCGACCGCCTCCTGGCCATCCTCCGCCAGGATCACCTGGTAACCGTACCTGGTCAGGATGTTTTCCATGAGGCCGCGCACGTCCACCTCGTCCTCGGCGATGAGGATCGTTTCCGTCCCGACTTCGGGAGCCGCCGGCTCCGCCGCTTCCTGCTGCGGTCCCGGCCCCTGCCCGCTCACGGGGATATAGATCCTGAAGGTGGTGCCCTGTCCCGGTTCGCTGTAAACATTGATGAAACCGTTATGCTGCTTGACGATCCCGTACACGATGGCCATGCCGAGGCCGGTTCCCCTGCCCTCTTCCTTGGTGGTAAAGAACGGCTCGAAGATCCTCTTGCGGGTCGGCTCGTCCATGCCGCAGCCGGAATCGGAGACCGCGATGCAGGCATAACGGCCCGGCTCGCCGTACCCATGAGCATGGAGAAAGGCGTCGCCAACATCCCGGATGCCCGTTTCGATGCTCAAGAGCCCCCCCTTTTGCATGGCGTCCCGGGCATTGGTTGCCAGGTTGATCAAAACCTGCTCGATCTGGGCGCTGTCCACGCAAACGGTGATCGCGGGGCCGTCGCAGAGAGTTCTGAGCTGGATGTCCTCGCCGATGACCCGGACGAGGAACTTCTGCACATGCTGTACGATGTCGTTGAGATTGGCCGGCCTGAAGTCCATGACCTCCTTGCGGCCGAAGGTGAGCAGCCCACGAGTCAACTGGGCCGCCTTCTCGGAAGAGGCGACGATCTGCTCGACCTCGTCCCGCTGGCGCTCATCCAGTTTCGGGTCCATCTGCAACAGGTTGCAGTACCCCATGATAACCGTGAGCACGTTGTTGAAGTCGTGGGCCACCCCGCCCGCAAGCTGCCCGATGGCCTCCATTTTCTGGGCCTGGCGGAGCTGTTCTTCCATGGTCCGCTGCTCGGTCATGTCGTGGGCCAGCGAGAGCAGGCAATGGCGGCCATCAACGGTGATGAGCTCGCCATAGTAGATGCAGGTGAGGTATTTCTCGCCCTTGGAACGCAGATGCAGCTCCACGCCCGAGGTGCGCCCCTTGTCCCGCAACTCGGTCAACAGCATCTGCCGTTGTTCCGGCGTGATCCAGCCGAGTTCAAGCGACGTGCTGCCCACGGCTTCCTGGCGGCTGAAACCGGAGATCTCGACGAATTTCTTGTTCACATCCAGGAAACGGCCATCCTCCACCGTGCTGATCGTCATGATGATGGGGGCATTGTCGAAGGACTTGGCAAACTTTTCCTCGCTGAGGCGCACCGCTTCCTCGATCTGCCTCCGTTCGGCAATCTCCTCCTCCAGAACCATCGCCTGTTCCTGAAGGGTTTCCTGGGCCATCTCCCGCTCTTCGATCTCGTGCTCCAACGTTACGGTCTGTTCGTAAAGCTCCGTGGTCGTGCGCCCCAGCCTGCGGGTCCCGAAGCCGATCCCCACCAGCCCCAGCAACCAGATGACGGCATGGTTGATATACACCCCCCGCATCTCCACGCGCATCAGCGCGTAGATCGGCTCCAGCGGGACGGATACGCTCAGTCCGCCCCGCACCTCCCCTTCGCGATACCCTTGGGGCGCATGGCACTTGAGACAGGGCTTTTCGGCAAAGAGCGACTTCATGTAACGATAGTACGGCTTGCCGTCGATGTACTCAACCTGGCCCACCTCGGTGACGCCCCGCTCAAATGCCGTCAGCGCCCCCTTCTCCCAAGGGTCGGGGGCGTTCCCGCCCCTGATCGGCTTGAGACTGGTGATATGGCCGCGGCCGGTTCCTTGGTATTCCTGGGCCATTTCAAATACTTGGCGCGTCATGTAGGCCGGATTCATCAGGGTCAGCCGTTTGCCGGAGGGGGTGGTTATATCCCGCTCGGGGATGTGGGCCAGATAGGGATTAGGCTGGGTGGATTCCGTTGCCGGAACGTACACGCCGCCATGGCGGGACGCCCAGCGGCGATAGAGGAGATCCTTCTCGAAGAAGGCCCGGCTCTGCATCTTGCCGAGCAGCAACGCCTCCTCCCGGTGCTGCCGGTGATCCCAGAACAGCGAGTATGCCAAAAGCACTGTCCAGACCAGCGCAATGATGGCGCCGAAACGTCGTATGCGGTTTCCGGGGGTAGATCCGCTGGATGCTCCCTGTTGCATATGCCTCCCCTGTGCCTCGGCACAGCCAATATGCTGAAAAACTTCTTATAATCCTACCACCGATTCCCGGACATTCAATCGCTCGCGCTCGGCAAATAATCGACACGCGCGACGGTCAGGCCGCGCGCGACACCGCCGCTGATGGCGGCAAAGATGCCTAACGGCGCGAAACAACTGAAAACAACGCCATGCCCCTCTTTGTCTGGAATACCGTATCGCATCCGTGGTACTATCTCGCAGCAGTCCGATTTTTCGCCACGGAGCAACCATGCGCATATGGATCGACGCCGACGCCTGCCCTCGGGTCATCAAGGAAATCGTCTTCAGGGCCTCGGAACGCCTGGAAATTCCGGTCAGCCTGGTGGCCAATACCAGCCTTGCGAAACATCATTCCCGCCTGATCGACTCGGTGGTGGTGAGCGAGGGCTTTGACGTTGCCGACGACTACATTGCCGAGCATGCCGCCCCGCAAGACGTGATCATAACCGCCGACATCCCCTTGGCGGCCCGGATCGTCGCCAAAGGCGCAGTGGGGCTCGACCCGCGGGGAGAACTCTATACCGAGGAGAATGTGGGAGAGCGTCTTTCCCTGCGCGACCTGATGATGGAGCTGCGCGATGCGGGCATGGTGCAGGGAGGGCCGGCCCAGTTCGGGGCGACGGACCGCCAGCGCTTCGCCTCTTCCCTGGACACGCTGCTGACCCGGATGGTCAAGGGAAGGAAGCATGTCTAAGTGGCGCAGGAGCAATTAACGATTGCCGTCAGGGCGGTAAAGATGCTATAAATACCAATCACCTGAGCCACAGGGATCACCCCTGTGGTTTTTTATTTGTTCGAAAGGAACCGATACACATGATTACCGCTTCAAATGTCGCCCTCTCCTACGGCAAACGCGTCCTGTTCAAGGATGTGAACATCAAATTCACGCCGGGCAACTGTTACGGCCTGATCGGGGCCAACGGCGCCGGCAAGTCCACCTTCCTCAAGATCCTCTCGGGGGAGATCACCCCGGACAGCGGGGAGATCTCCCTCGGACCACGGGAACGGTTGGCGGTGCTGCGCCAGGACCATTTCGCCTTTGACGAGGAGACGGTATTCAATACCGTCATCAGGGGACATGAGCAGCTTTACCGGGTCATGGTCGAGCGTGAGGCGATTTACGCCAAGGCCGACTTCAGCGAGGAGGACGGCGTCCGCTCTGCCGAACTGGAGGCAGATTTTGCCGAGATGAACGGCTACGAGGCCGAGTCGGAGGCCGCGGTGCTGCTGAACGGCCTGGGCATTCCCGAGGAGTTGCGCAGCAAGAAGATGAAGGAGCTGGAAGGGGGCGACAAGGTGCGCGTGCTGCTGGCCCAGGCCCTGTTCGGCAATCCTGACGTGCTGCTGCTGGACGAACCGACCAACAACCTGGACCTGAAGTCCATCTCCTGGCTGGAGGACTTCCTCTTCCGCTTCCCCAACACGGTTATCGTGGTATCCCACGACCGCCACTTCCTCAATCAGGTGTGCACCCATACCGCAGACATCGACTTCAGCCGCATCCAGGTCTACGTGGGCAACTACGACTTCTGGTACCACGCCAGCCAGTTGAACCTGAAGCAGCGCCAGAACGAGAACCGCAAGGTGTCGGAGAAGGCCGAGGAGTTGAAGGCCTTTATCCAGCGTTTCTCGTCCAACGCCTCCAAGGCCAAGCAGGCCACCTCGCGCAAGAAGCTCCTGGACAAGCTGACCCTGGAGGAGATGCCGGTGTCGTCGCGCAAGTACCCCCACGTCATGTTCAAGCCGGAGCGCCCCTGCGGCGACATCATCCTGGAAATAACCGGTCTCACCAAGGAGATCGACGGGGTCAAGGTTCTGGACAACCTGGACCTGATCGTGCGCAAGAACGACAAGATCGCTTTTGTGGGGGGCAACGGCCTGGCCCGCACCACCCTGTTCCAGATCCTGGCCGGAGAACTGGAGCCGGACAGCGGCTCGTTCCGCTGGGGGGTGACCATCACCAACGCCTATTTCCCCAAGGAGAACGCCGGCTATTTCGACAAGGACCTGAGCCTGATCGACTGGCTGGGGCAGTATTCCCCCCCACCGAGGGTGAGACCTTTGCCCGCGGCTTCCTGGGGAGAATGCTCTTCTCCGGCGACGAGGCGATGAAGAAGACCTCGGTGCTCTCCGGCGGCGAGCGGGTGCGCTGCATGCTCTCCCGCATGATGCTCTCCGGCGCCAACGTGCTGATCCTGGACGAGCCGACCAACCACCTGGACCTGGAGTCGATCACCGCCCTGAACGACGGGCTGATCGCCTACCCGGAGGTGGTGCTGTTCGCCTCCCACGACCACGAGTTCGTCTCCACCATCGCCAACCGGATCGTCGAGATCACCCCCGGCGGCGTGATCGACCGGGTCATGGCGTTCGACGAGTACCTGGAGAGCGACGACGTGAACCGGGAACGGGACGAGCTGTACCACGGCCATGCGGAGCTGACCCTGTAAGGATCACGTTATCCGTCCCCCTCCCAACCCGTGAAACGCCCCGCCGGCATCCGCCGACGGGGCGTTTCCATGCCTGCACAAAAATACATTTGCATCCCAAACGGATCATGGCAATATACACTGGACGATCACGTCATAAGCGCCATGCGGACGGCGCGATGATCGGTAGGGCGAGAAGACTATCCACACGAACGGGGACACCATGCGAGACAACGACGACCTGGAACAACCAGAGGAAGAAGAGACCGAAGGCGAGAGCTTTGCCGAACTGTTCGAGCGGAGCGCACGGCAGCAGAGCGCCTGGCTGGAGCCGGGGCAGAAAATAACGGCGCGGGTCTTGAAGGTCGGCACGGAATGGATTTTCATCGATACCGGCCAAAAGGGCGAAGGCGTCGTGGATGCGAAGGAGCTGCAGGACCTGGACGGCCATGTCACCGTTGCGCCAGGCGACAGTATCGCCGCCTACTTCCTCTCGTCGAGCCACGGCGAGATGCGCTTCACCACCAGGATCGGCGGCGGGGCATCGGGCAACGCCCACCTGGAAGAGGCTTTCCAGAGCGGCGTTCCGGTGGAAGGGGTGGTGGAGAAGGAGATCAAGGGGGGGTACGAGATCAAGCTGGCCGGCTCGGCCCGCGCCTTCTGTCCCTTCTCCCAGATCGCCCTGCGCCGCATCGACGACCCGGCCGCCCTTATCGGCACCCGCCTGCCGTTCCGTATCACCGCCTACGGTGAAAAGGGACGCAACATCGTGGTCTCCCGCCGCGTCCTGCTGGAAGAGGAGCAGCGCCGGCTCAGGGAAGAGGTCCAGGCCGGCATCAGCGAGGGTATGACGGTCGGCGGCACGGTCACCTCCCTGAAGGAGTATGGCGCCTTTGTGGATATCGGCGGCCTGGAGGGGCTGCTCCCCATCTCCGAGATCGGCTGGAGCAGGATCAAGGAAGTGGGCGAGGTGCTGAGCGTCGGCCAGCAGATCAAGGTGGTGGTCAAGAGTATCGACCGGGAGAAGGAGCGCATCTCCCTGAGCCTCAAGGACACCCTGGCCGACCCGTGGGACCTGGCGGTGCAGACCTATCCCGAGGGTTCCTTCCATACCGGCGTCGTTTCCCGCCTGGCCCCGTTCGGCGCCTTCATCACCCTGGCCGACGGCATCGACGGACTGATTCACATCTCGAAGCTGGGAGGCGGCAAGCGCATCAACCACCCGCGCGAAGCGCTCAAGGAGGGCGAAACCGTCGAGGTCAAGGTGGAGAGTGTGGACCGCACCGAACGGCGCATCTCCCTGAGCCTGGCCGGTGCGGCCCGGGCCGCCGAAGAGGAGGAGGCCACCCTGGCCGACTTCCGCCGCCAGGCGGACGCGGCGCCCAAGGGGATGGGGACCCTGGGAGACCTGCTGCGGGCCAAGACCCAAAAGAAGGGGAAATAGCCCCCTCTCCCTTCCCACCGATACTCCGTAGCACGCAGGGCAAGGAACGACGGCAGGCACGTTTCCTTGCCCTGTCTGTTTTTCACCGCCCGCCGCAAATCCCCACATTGATCCGCAAGGCGCCGACCGGCCGGGGCAAAAAAAGCGTTGACAGGATGACCGGAATCATATAGTTTAATATTAAACAATATGACATTAACCAATTAACCGGAAAGATCCCATGAAACCGACCGACACCACAACCTACCGCGCCCTGAACACCTACACCAAGCTGATGCGCGCCGCAGAATCGGTGACCGGCCGCGTGGGGCGCACCATGGCGGCCGCCGATCTGACCATCAGCCAGTTCGGGGTGCTGGAGGCGCTGCTGCATAAAGGCCCCCTCTGCCAGCGGGACATCGCGGCCAAGATCCTCAAGAGCACCGGCAATATCACCCTGGTCATCGACAACCTGGAAAAAAGGGCATTGGTACGGCGCGAGCGCACCAGCGAAGATCGGCGCTACCTGACCATCCAGCTCACCGACCAAGGGCTGGGGTTGATCCGCGAGGTCTTTGCCAGGGTCGAGGCGGCCATTGTGGCGGAAATGAAGGCCCTTACCAACGATGAGCAGGAGGCCCTGGGCATCCTGTGCAAGAAACTCGGCTTACGGGAAAGGAGGGGCTAAAGGCGGTACCGCAAAAAAAATTACCCTGATAGTTCGATATTCAATCACATCATTTCAAATCAATTGCAGCGAAAGGAGCATCACCATGAAACGCATCATCACCACACTCAGCACGATCGTCGCCCTGGCCCTGCCCGGCCTTGCATCCGCCTCCAGCTGGACCATCGACCAGGACCACTCCAATGTCGGTTTCAAGGTCAAGCACCTGATGGTAAGCAACGTCAAAGGCGAGTTTCGCACCTTCAACGGGACCCTGGAGATCGACGACAAGGACGTGACCAAGTCAAAGGTTTCCGTCAACATCGAAACCCCCTCCATCACCACCGGGGTCACCAAACGTGACGACCACCTGAAAAGCCCCGACTTCTTCGACGTGACCAAATACCCGACCATGACCTTCGCTTCCAAAAAGGTCAAAAAGGCCGGCAACAACAAGCTGAAAGTCTACGGCGACCTTACCCTGCACGGCATAACCCGGGAAGTGGTTCTTGACGTGGAAGGCCCCACCAAGGCCTACAAAGATCCCTGGGGCAACACCAAACGCGGCGCAACCGCAACCACCAGGATCAACCGCAAGGACTTCGGCCTGACCTGGAACAAAACCATAGAAGCGGGCGGCGTGATGGTCGGCGATGAGGTAACCATCTCCCTGGAAGTGGAATTGCTGCAGAAAAAATAGCGTCGGGCCTGCTGTACGGCTCGACACGGCATCGCCATCCCCTGGGGGCCGGAGGACCGGTTCGGCTTCCCGGCGCTCCGGTCCCCCGGGGGGATGCATGAGGAAAACGACCATGAAACCTGCACTACCGACACTGTTCATCTCCCACGGGGCGCCGACCCTGCTCATAGACCCGGTACCGACCCGCGACTTCCTGGCCACGCTGGGCGCCGACATGCCACGGCCGCAGGGGATCGTCTGCATCTCGGCCCACTGGACCACCCGTGCCCCCCTGACGACCCATACGGCGCAGCCGGACCTGATCTACGACTTCGGCGGTTTTCCCGATG is a window of Geobacter sp. FeAm09 DNA encoding:
- a CDS encoding YceI family protein; the protein is MKRIITTLSTIVALALPGLASASSWTIDQDHSNVGFKVKHLMVSNVKGEFRTFNGTLEIDDKDVTKSKVSVNIETPSITTGVTKRDDHLKSPDFFDVTKYPTMTFASKKVKKAGNNKLKVYGDLTLHGITREVVLDVEGPTKAYKDPWGNTKRGATATTRINRKDFGLTWNKTIEAGGVMVGDEVTISLEVELLQKK
- the rpsA gene encoding 30S ribosomal protein S1, coding for MRDNDDLEQPEEEETEGESFAELFERSARQQSAWLEPGQKITARVLKVGTEWIFIDTGQKGEGVVDAKELQDLDGHVTVAPGDSIAAYFLSSSHGEMRFTTRIGGGASGNAHLEEAFQSGVPVEGVVEKEIKGGYEIKLAGSARAFCPFSQIALRRIDDPAALIGTRLPFRITAYGEKGRNIVVSRRVLLEEEQRRLREEVQAGISEGMTVGGTVTSLKEYGAFVDIGGLEGLLPISEIGWSRIKEVGEVLSVGQQIKVVVKSIDREKERISLSLKDTLADPWDLAVQTYPEGSFHTGVVSRLAPFGAFITLADGIDGLIHISKLGGGKRINHPREALKEGETVEVKVESVDRTERRISLSLAGAARAAEEEEATLADFRRQADAAPKGMGTLGDLLRAKTQKKGK
- a CDS encoding MarR family winged helix-turn-helix transcriptional regulator; translation: MKPTDTTTYRALNTYTKLMRAAESVTGRVGRTMAAADLTISQFGVLEALLHKGPLCQRDIAAKILKSTGNITLVIDNLEKRALVRRERTSEDRRYLTIQLTDQGLGLIREVFARVEAAIVAEMKALTNDEQEALGILCKKLGLRERRG